The DNA region aAATAGTAAACTAgaaacaaagcgatttaaattttaaaacctcatatttgaagaatgattttgaatagtttccgcagtgcatttgaaaaattcatgaatgaaactcatcattatttaaacttgcatatgctgtgataacccaaattgaggagaattccccattctccATAGGTAGAGTCTAAAGTATTAGCTCATGTTGAAAGAAGATTTATGGCTGTATGCGTTAAATGAGATTAAACCGTCAAAACGTCTTAATTCCATAGTAAATCTATACTTAAACTTGGTTTAAGGATTTAACCTTTGTTTAATGAAACATTGCATACGATCATTAATATATAACTTGAAAAAAGACCTTCTAAAATGCAATAAACATTCAACTGAAACGGAATTGACCAATTTTCATATCCCACTTTTATGACAATCAATCCTCTATGAATGATGCCTAGAGTTATGTAATTTTGAAATACATATTATTTTAACATtttgactgtccccattctaatttttttttcaccccccaCGTTCAACACATTTATCGAAATATTAAGGttacttttgagtgataaaatatatattcttcaaaaaattgATTCCGCAGCCATTTAATGAAGTGttcatgttcaaaattttcaagtacAATGGAATGCTTGATGCTGACGTTTCTTGAATCACCTATGATTCATTATGATTGAGGTCATCTATACATACTTCTACACGATGTGCAGCCCATATAAACTGATCACACTGTAGCGTTCATGAAtagtaaccatatttatcttgaacgttaaatgaatcacatacgacttATGAACTCCTGGCGAAAATCTTTATGCATCATATGTGAtgcatgggacagtcaacgtggtAATAATATTCTTAAAGATTTCTTCTTTTCAGGTTCATCTGTGGTAAGGGTGAACAGCAGAAGAGGTAAAGCAGTATAGGTTGAGATTAATAAAAATTGCAGAgtgtatatttatatatatattatgttTTCCTTTCCATTATGCTCAAAATAAATTTAATATTTCCCTGGAGTCCCCGCAAAGATTCCTGCAAAGCAAGCCTTTTCGTCATATCATTTGAggagtccacttttgtccatctgaaaataaaatacataacaTTTAATAGTAACGATATGGAAACGTTCATaagtatttttttctcaaagaaACAGTATGATATTTACAAGCCCTGATATTAGGATACTTACTGTCCAAAAGTTATTCTTTAATTACATCACTAGTACTTAGGATTTATGTATTGCCatgtaaaattatattttcaatattatactCTCAACTAACCGATAAAACATAAACTCATTAAAATCGACGACAATGCGTGAAGTGTGAATATAATCCATAGACTATGATCAGAGACAAAGTTTGTCTCTGCTATGATATAATCAGACGAGTAAAAGAAGTACATACGTTTATCATTTCATGTTTCACGAAATAACGAAATGTGAGAGAAAAATATTACTTACAAATTATTGTTAGTTTTGGGTGAGACTTGGTCCCTGCTCTCTTCCATCTTTGCTTTATTCGGTGACATCATAGACTATTATTACTATTTATTAAACGATATATTATTGTTATGTATAGTATTGCCAAAGATTATAACTCTTTAATCTTTGAGTATTGTTTATTTACACTCTGGTAACTTCAAATGACTTGAAATAACCTCACAAAACTGAAAACTAACCTAACTAGAAACATGGAAAAAATAAGGAATTTCTGTTAATCTCTCTATCTTTGGGCTTAACCATTGATGTATCGACTAGTAAAGGCAGTGGCGTATCGAGATTTCGTTTAGGGGGTAATATAAGAAGTTACATAGAAACAATGTTGAATACAGATcatatgaaataatgaaaacgaTTAATAAAAATTGGTATGTCCAGAAAATGAGATGGTATATAACAAATAATTTAGCATACCTTttcatttttacatttttgaagcTCTATCAACTGGCAAAAATTCAGTATAGTATTGCAGGCCTCCTAATGCTTCTTATAGCACGAGAGTGGGATTTAATAATGTATGCTACACAAACAAATCATATAAAAATTTTGGCATCCAGCTTCCTTACTATTTGTTACTCTTCCAATACTTAAGTAGCTATGGTGAAAAGGactgatatttcgaaaatttcggtATTGTTTTGAATCATATATAAACTATATACTTCAAATGAAACATATTTTATTCCTTCCAAGCTTTGAACTTGACATATACAGTATAGATACAAACTAACCCAATTTATTGTTTACAGCTACATAAACACATGTATAATAATCAGAGATTTCAAAGCAACAAGCAATAATTTTTAGACCAGACAAAATATGAATTGCGTTTACATGTAGacttgaatataaaaaataatatctaATACAATGACTGAGTCTTAGCTATAACATATGCATTCGTAAAGAGCCTTTAGATCAAATATGCTATCTCAAGAGTCTGTTCACTCCATACTCGTCGGGAATCGCGTGTACAACTAGAGAAACTCGATTCTTGgcagaaaattctagaaatgttTTTCATATCACAGGTTTTATAGAACACGCAGACAGAAGAAACGGTGTTCTACGATTTGTATGATGCCGAAGAAACTCCAGTTTCATAAAACGCGGTTGTGCACGTAATCTCATCAGTCTGCAAATCTTGTTACAGGTTTCATGAAACGGGTTTCTGCAGTGTGTACCACGCTTAAGAGGGTTAAATGGTTCCTCTCAGGTATTCGACCCATAGACTTGCCTCTGCCGTCTAAATCCACTTACAACACAGCCAAATAGTAATTAAGCGCAAAGATTATAGCTATAATCGTAGTTGAGAAGTGTGTCGTGTAGTCTACGATAGTTTGGTAGAAATACTTCAAATTCCCGGCGTTTTGGGCAAATTCCATAGCCCATCAAACTCGaccgatttttttcaaataatgtgATTGTAGCTTTATGTTATTCAAAGACCGAGACCGATCAAAGTATCGGCCAAAGTCTTTGATGTATCTTACTCAGCGTAAAGAAAGAATTAAATAGGAGACGGTGCGGATTGCGGATCAAATTCGTAGTCTGGTCCCATAAATTCATCTATTACCCCGAAGATCTCATCTTCcgacttgaaatatttttattatgcaCACGTATTGATATCTGAAAGGCGGATCAAACAACCGACCGATGAGAAGCATCTAATAGGTGCTAGCTATAAAGAAATTTTCCACAAATCTCAAAATTTCTCATAATATCGGAAAGTATCACCAAAACGAAGTTCTGATTTGTCACCAGTTAGTCAAAAAGGATTACCGGTCACAAAACCAGTCAACAAAATAGTCCTTTATCAGCTGCAAACATAGgattattctgaaggtattgTGGGAAATGTGAAATACCACATTGAGAACCAGTGAATCATGATTCAGAATCGATTCTAATGATTAAAGGTCCtctcgtttgcataaaaagtgtagcacttttctacactcgattttagtatttgtttgctgattgaatttacaccagtgtagtttatctacatctccttttgattatgtgtagataaactacactacaaatcaaatcgagtgtagaaaagttctacactttttatgcaaacgaaaggaccttaaaAAACATAAAGAAGTTATGTTTTACACCCAATTCGGAGAAACTGCCGTATTATGATTGAAAGACTATTTTTCGAGCATGGGCGAAAAGTTGTAGTTAATGTAAATAGTGAATATAAACGATAACTAAAAACTATTAAATTAAAGATAAAATATTGAGCAAAAATTTTTAGCACATACAAGTTAGAGGTGGAGGACATACAAGTTAGAACCTACCAAAATAATTTTGACTCGCATATTTCGTACAGAAAGGCGGAAATCAATCAAACCATTACAACCAGACGTGCAAGAAATATTCATCTGGAcaagttttattattttttgatcATTCTAATGTATTCGGCAAATTGTTGTTTGTTATTTATTCTTTGATGACGAAGGAATGCTATAATATCATGGGCTGGTTTGTTAATAAGATAAATACAGGCATATTATCTCAGTCTTGTCTTCTTTGGAACGTAAAATATAAATTTGGATctcgaaaaattatattttgttctTAATGGTATATGCCCAAAATTGCGATTGCGCGGTAACGCAAACTTGGGTATAGCCACGCGAAAGCTGAGGTAGTGGAGGTATCAGTGAAAGCTTTTtagaatatcaatttttatggGTGCTCTGCACCTCTCGCCACCGCTGAAATGCTGAAGCACCAAccagatattttatttttctgacTCGGTCCTCCACCTCATTCGTTACAAATACGATAACTCTGGAAAATTTACCTGAATAGAACAAGCAATCAACATTTTGTTTCTAAATAGATTCAAAACTAAAGTTATTTTATAAAAGTATGAAATGTCATCCAGATTCACAGTCAAAATTCATACATAAATTATTACATACATTGATTCATTCTTAAAATACTACATCCCCTTATCAATATGATTCTGTTTGagttatgagtttatgaaatcTTTAAACAATGACTAGATTTGTTCAATTGATTTAGGGTTAAGTTCGACAAATAGGCTTAAGAAAATTGTTTCTTTACCATATTAAACATTTATATATTATGTTTttagaaaaagcaatgaataaTAGAGCAACGAAAATATATGATAGATTATCATAATAATTTTTAAAACATAACAATGTAAAGAAGTAAAAATTTGTAATAATGAAAAGAATATAAATAACTTAAGTTGGTataatagttgaaaaaaattcaaattttctgatTGATCTTGATAGGAAACAATAATCTATCTGAAGTTTATATTTACAATGATAATAAAAACTCCAAAGAATAGATTAACAGTTGTACGATACATCCTCatatgttacatcaaaatataaGCAGATTTAAAAAGTATAATCGCATTTTTCAAACGTATTCAGATTATCTCAGAGAAAAATTCATGTAATTGATAGTGTTGTTCGATTGAAACTTTGCTGCAGGTTTAAtagttttgtaaaaaaaaacgtaAAAAGAACACAGTTGATCCAGATTTTGATTCAAGTAAATTTAATCTTCAAATGCAATTTCTTACATTACTTCGTTGGAGTGCAGACTAAAAATGAGATATAGTTGTCGATTTTTGACTTCACCCCCGAACTCTCATTTGCAAAAGAAATTTCATGGAGCCaagaaataaattcaatttttttttaatgaatgaaaatattgtttttatttcatagtttctaatatattatatatgtaCTGCCAGAGTCTCTGGTACTGCCTTTTGAATctttaattcattcagatttGAAGAAGGCTTCTTGAAATTCCAACAAATATATGAATTAACTTTGAAATGCCGTTATACACCAAGTCAATTAAAGCCTAATCAAACTTTAACATTGTTCATTGGCTCTTCCTccatttgttgaatttcagtctttTTCctggaaatattgaaataatatatTAAATATTTGATCCTTTAGACctcaatgtacagggtgggcaaaattcattgtctactggggggatctcaagaactacagcagctagaagaaaacggatgacacattctcgatttatttttcctgactaatccaaatctgaaagcCGAACCgccctatcatttctagattttgagttataaataaaaattgagattttgacgatttcgaaaagttctcataacttttttgtctttgaagtaacagatctgaaacttgaaccttcttggGTGTAATATACTTGTGTCATTGCGCATCCTCATAATAAGTGGGGATGTCATATGTAGAATGAAATAAACTAATAAAGAACCGTTTAGATCAAGACATGATAGAGATTATTATTATAGCGAACCCACACAACAGAATACGAAATATAACATGGCGCAGTCGATTTAGCGAACTATAGTAAAAAGTTAattcaaaatagtaaaaaattcaattaataaaAGTTGAATTGAAACGTAGAAATAGGTATTATTTGAAACCAATGTATACTAATAATCAATTGTATTATGAtagtgatgatgatgatgattgtaGCTTTGATAAAAGATGAAACATTGCCAGAAACTTCCAAATGTGAAATCGAATGTAAATCAGagattgaaaatgagaaaaatgtaattgataatgaaattgatGTTCAGCCTTCAACCTCTCGAACACCAGTCTCTCGATATGGAAGAAAGATTAAAAAACCTGATCTTTTATCCTATTCATAATTTGTAAATataattattcttatgtaaatAATATtgtgaatatttattcaataatgCATAAatccaaattatttttttcttttgtaaAATAAGGGAGATGTAATATACTTGTGTCATTGCGCATCCTCATGATAAGTGGGGATGTCATATGTAGAATGAAATAAACTAATAAAGAACAGTTTAGATCAAGACATGATAGAGATTATTATTATAGCGAACCCACACAACAGAATACGAAATATAACATTGGGCACTTTTAtaagtagaatctactgacaaaagattttttccaattcaaaaattacaaattcaataaaaatttgcatttcAGAAAACGAatgttcgcctaatgattcgaaagtgcctgtggaaggttcaagtttcagatctgtaacttcaaatacaaaaaagttatgagaacttttcgaaatcgtaaaCATCTAATTTTCTactaattactcaaaaacgaagaatcgtaggaagcTAAGATTTtcgccattctttgtttctctgaaaaagagctcggaaatgtgtcatcagttttcttctagctgctatagttctcagtagacaacgaatttttcccCTCCTGtacttttgtttcaaaattgttttttgtaCTTACTGTCCAAAAGATTCCCCTTCTTCCATGGTTTCTGGAAGTTTTTTATTCAATGTTTCAGGTAACAACAAACTCAGCACTCCTCCTATTAACGTAATTATTCCAAAAATGACTAGAGGTAACGGCTGCCATATTTTGTTCTACAAATTAATTCATCAACAACACAAGTATTTTTGGACAATGGTCCGCTTACCAAGACATTAATGTATGGCGCCAACACAGAACCAACTCGGGCACAAGTGGAGCAAGCCCCCAAACCTGCATTTCTAATAACAGTAGGGAACTGTTCAGtcgaaaatatataaattgTTCCATATGCTGATGTAACTGCCAATTTCCCAACCATAGCAGCGAgtacaatgaaaaaatattgatctgtaaaaaaaatcatcttgactATTGAACAAAACTCTCTTCTGAGAAATTGAAAGATCTGTTCCAACTGGATAATTGCTcgttttgaattattttatcaCCTAAAATCtttatataaagggtgttttatGCAAAGTGTCCACTAGAAGTATCTAGAGAACCAAAAGAAATTCATTTCTGGTAATTTGTGGATCAAGAAAAAGCTGAAAACTATCTTGAGATTTCAACACCTCCTAGACCTAGAGTCTAGATCGGCGTTTGCAGATCTGAGTtcagaaaaatttaataattggTTACTTGAGGAACTTCTATCTCATCAAACTCACCAGCTGAAATGATAAGGGAGGAGAGTAAAGCCATCCCTGCTACAATCATACATCCACATTGCACCCTTTTCCTACCCCACCTATTCAGAACCACAATGAGAAAGGCATATGCTGGTATCTCAACTAAGCCAGACAGAACGAAATTTATGTACGGGTTTCCACCTAAATTATTTGTGCTCCACGACAATCCATAATAAGTTATGTTACAAGCAAACCTGTAAATTGCAATTACTAATCATTGAATAAATTCATAATCTACATCGTTTCAACTTCATACCAATCGAAAAATATAATTAAGGCACGCCTTCGTAATTTCGGATACTTGAAAATATCCAATACCGTTGATTCCTTCTTTCCGGGATTGTCAGTCTTCTCTATTTCACTTATTAGCATTTCATCCAGGACATTATCTGTCACATGCACTCGATTTTCTTTCGCTGCACGTTGAATTAGTTCCTTGGCTTCTACTAATCTGTTTTTCGAAAGCAGCCATCTAACCGACTCTGGAATAAACCTAAAATAATTATGTTTTTGGCAGGTAATGCTATGCATCTATATACAATTCAACAGTGGTAGTGATaatcgaaattttcatcaaCCACTTACATTCTGGAATCATTAACTATTCTCAGAATCATTCTaatcaaataataaataaaaatagatCCTATAGATTCAAATACATGGAACTCATCATAAGGGTATCATATGATTATATGTAACTCTTTCATTAGGGTACAGTTTTCAGATCATATGATCaccattttcgaaaataaacaaAGGCAGGGACCTACTAcagagattaaaaaaattttaatatacATTCAAAAATGTACTTACCACCAATAACAGAGGAAACAGAGACCAGGTAGTGACAAAGCTAATTGTAGAGTTCTCCAATTATCTATATAAATGGCGAATACAGCAGTGAGCATGTAACCAACAGAGAAGAACATCTGGCAGACTGTTCCAGCAATAGGTCTTTTATTAGCTGATACCATTTCCAAGgctaaaattaaataataacTACTAAGTAGTCATTCTTCAATGTATGAAAATACATTACATACCAATAACATATGCTACTAGAAACACTCCAGAAGTTGTTGATCCTATAATCATTCTAGCGAATGTAAAACTCCAAAACTCTGGTGCTACAGAAGCGAGGATTCCAGCGGTTACTTGGAGTATCAGagatatgaaaaatattaactTTCTTCCATACCTTCGATGGAAACAAAAAATAGAATTAAAATTATGATGAACAAACACCATGATACTTGGAATCATTTTAATCAACCAAAGTGGCAAGTTAAAACTTGTTTGCCAAGGATTAAACTTACCGGTCAGACAGTTGCCCAAATATGATAGATCCAAGCATGACTCCAAACATGAATAAAGCATTTCCTGTGGCTACAAGATACGTCTTAGAACATGTTAGGTCCCACTGAAATAATATCTCAATTTCAGTAATGCATAATAGTATATAATAGTTGATAGATCTTTTGTTGCTGAGAATTATTGGGTACTGAATTCGAATTCTAACTTCTTTTATGTATACGTATACGTATATTTACATACACTTTAGGAGTGATAGATGTTTTTGGAGTGTTAtccaaaataaacatttttcgtAGGGTCATTCCTCAATGAATTACCTGAAATGAAATTCACCATTACAAGCATAAATGGAAATCTTTTATCAATTACTACCCAACGAAAATGGCAAGGTTTCGATGAAACTTCGAAAACATTTATCACTCCTAAAGCgtataaaatacataaaaaaataaaaattcgaattaaaTAAAAAGCACCAAAGACCTAATTATCCTCCAGTAACAAAAGGTCTATACATTTCTGCACAAAAATGAGGATTTCTTAATAAAAAAAACCTAACAACCCTCCACCCCTAGTAAAAGGTGCATGACTCCCGCAACTCCTCAATtttacatgaaaagttgcgtaatttaaaaagaaaattatttttatacaaAATACTCAGTAAATACAATAGATATGAATTTGTACTTTACTTTTAAcgcactatacagggtgttcgtaaattggaggtacaaacgaaaagaggagattccttgagaaatttttaagaaaaaaaaattctcataagCATGAGACCGCcaacgattcgttttcgagatacatgGTGTCCTTAGttagaatttttttctcttatag from Coccinella septempunctata chromosome 1, icCocSept1.1, whole genome shotgun sequence includes:
- the LOC123314739 gene encoding organic cation transporter protein isoform X2 translates to MGYEEVIHVLGDFGRYQKRIYFLLCLPAILCAFHKLANVFLIAEPHQRCRLPFETKDATYSINETLFPEYYPYDTINKKYSECEIIIDNKTEKCTEYIYDHSVYGYTTVIEWDLTCSKTYLVATGNALFMFGVMLGSIIFGQLSDRYGRKLIFFISLILQVTAGILASVAPEFWSFTFARMIIGSTTSGVFLVAYVIALEMVSANKRPIAGTVCQMFFSVGYMLTAVFAIYIDNWRTLQLALSLPGLCFLCYWWFIPESVRWLLSKNRLVEAKELIQRAAKENRVHVTDNVLDEMLISEIEKTDNPGKKESTVLDIFKYPKLRRRALIIFFDWFACNITYYGLSWSTNNLGGNPYINFVLSGLVEIPAYAFLIVVLNRWGRKRVQCGCMIVAGMALLSSLIISADQYFFIVLAAMVGKLAVTSAYGTIYIFSTEQFPTVIRNAGLGACSTCARVGSVLAPYINVLNKIWQPLPLVIFGIITLIGGVLSLLLPETLNKKLPETMEEGESFGQ
- the LOC123314739 gene encoding organic cation transporter protein isoform X1 produces the protein MGYEEVIHVLGDFGRYQKRIYFLLCLPAILCAFHKLANVFLIAEPHQRCRLPFETKDATYSINETLFPEYYPYDTINKKYSECEIIIDNKTEKCTEYIYDHSVYGYTTVIEWDLTCSKTYLVATGNALFMFGVMLGSIIFGQLSDRYGRKLIFFISLILQVTAGILASVAPEFWSFTFARMIIGSTTSGVFLVAYVIALEMVSANKRPIAGTVCQMFFSVGYMLTAVFAIYIDNWRTLQLALSLPGLCFLCYWWFIPESVRWLLSKNRLVEAKELIQRAAKENRVHVTDNVLDEMLISEIEKTDNPGKKESTVLDIFKYPKLRRRALIIFFDWFACNITYYGLSWSTNNLGGNPYINFVLSGLVEIPAYAFLIVVLNRWGRKRVQCGCMIVAGMALLSSLIISADQYFFIVLAAMVGKLAVTSAYGTIYIFSTEQFPTVIRNAGLGACSTCARVGSVLAPYINVLNKIWQPLPLVIFGIITLIGGVLSLLLPETLNKKLPETMEEGESFGQKKTEIQQMEEEPMNNVKV